The sequence GATGGTCGTCCATTTAAGACTCGTGCTGGTGGTACCGTTCGCCTAGCGGATCTGTTAGACGAAGCGCAAGAGCGTGCTGTTGCTCTGATCGAATCTAAAAACCCATCACTTGATGACGAAGAAAAGCAAAATATTGCAACGACTGTCGCAATGGCAGCGGTTAAATATGCAGACCTTTCTAAACACCGTACCACAGACTACGTGTTTGACTGGGACAACATGCTAGCGTTTGAAGGCAACACTGCACCATACATGCAGTACGCGTACACTCGCGTTGCTTCCATCTTCGCGAAAGCGGGGGTTTCAATGGACGAATTGTCAGGCGAGATCAAGATCACTGAAGAGAAAGAAAAAGCGCTCATCGCTAAACTGCTTCAGTTTGAAGAAGCGGTACTGTCTGTTTCTCGTGAAGGTCAACCACACATCATGTGTAGCTATCTATTTGAACTGGCTGGCCAATTCTCTAGTTTCTACGAAGCTTGTCCAATCCTGAACAGCGAAGATGAAACCGTGAAACTAAGCCGTATGAAGCTAGCTGCGTTAACCGCGAAAACAATCAAACAAGGCCTTTCTTTGTTAGGCATTGAAACGCTAGAGCGCATGTAATAGATACTTGCAGCTTTGATTAGGAAAGGTTGGTGTGAGAGCACCAGCCTTTTATTTTATTTGGCATATACTGAAAATAAAATAACGAAGAGACAACAGAAATGAGCTTTGAACTCCACCCTCAGTTAGCAAAAGACACCACGGTCATTGGACATTTTCCACTTTGTGTCGCTCTATTGCACAAGGACAAGGCGGTTCCGTGGGTAATTTTGGTACCTAAAAAGAACGATATTAGGGAACTACACCATCTCACGATGCAAGAGCAACAACAATTCCTACTTGAGTCGCAAGCTGTCAGTCAGGCATTAGAAGCCACATTCCGCCCAGATAAGCTTA is a genomic window of Vibrio japonicus containing:
- a CDS encoding HIT family protein; this translates as MSFELHPQLAKDTTVIGHFPLCVALLHKDKAVPWVILVPKKNDIRELHHLTMQEQQQFLLESQAVSQALEATFRPDKLNLGALGNMVPQLHIHHIARFQDDIAWPGPVWGNTKGEFRTEEEQEEIVSRIGNVLSLSSLFRKV